One Limimonas halophila genomic window carries:
- a CDS encoding bifunctional 2-C-methyl-D-erythritol 4-phosphate cytidylyltransferase/2-C-methyl-D-erythritol 2,4-cyclodiphosphate synthase, with protein sequence MAGVIAIVVAAGRGTRAGGDRPKQYVPVAGQPLLRHTLAHLAAHPRIDAILPVIHPKDRETFAAVAEGIDVLTPVDGGASRQDSVHRGLEALADRDPDAVLIHDGARPFPDTALIDRVLAALDTQAGAIPALPVSDTLKRAEDRRIVETVPRGDLWRAQTPQGFRYPEILDAHRAATDPSASDDAALAERAGYELTVVDGSTENIKVTTRDDIHRVERWLAGGTETRTGSGFDVHAFGDGAGPVRLCGVDVPSERGLAGHSDADVGLHVLVDALLGAIGAGDIGEHFPPSDDRWKGADSAAFVAHALELVRERGGAIVNVDITLICERPKVGPHRAPMRERVAGLLGLASERVSVKATTTEKLGFVGRREGIAAQAVATVRVPAA encoded by the coding sequence GTGGCGGGCGTGATCGCAATCGTCGTGGCGGCCGGCCGGGGCACCCGCGCCGGCGGCGACCGGCCCAAGCAGTACGTTCCGGTGGCGGGACAGCCGCTGCTGCGCCACACCCTGGCGCATCTGGCCGCGCACCCGCGCATCGACGCCATCCTGCCCGTAATCCATCCCAAGGACCGGGAAACCTTTGCCGCGGTGGCCGAGGGGATCGACGTCCTGACGCCCGTCGACGGCGGCGCCAGCCGGCAGGACTCCGTGCACCGCGGGCTGGAAGCGCTTGCCGACCGAGATCCCGACGCCGTGCTCATCCACGACGGCGCTCGCCCCTTCCCTGACACGGCGCTGATCGATCGAGTCCTGGCGGCGCTGGATACCCAGGCGGGCGCGATTCCGGCGCTGCCCGTCAGCGATACCCTCAAGCGCGCCGAAGATCGGCGCATCGTGGAAACCGTGCCGCGCGGCGATCTGTGGCGGGCGCAGACCCCCCAGGGCTTCCGCTATCCCGAGATCCTCGACGCGCACCGCGCTGCCACCGATCCGAGCGCCAGCGACGACGCCGCCCTGGCGGAGCGCGCCGGCTATGAACTGACCGTGGTCGACGGCTCGACGGAGAACATCAAGGTGACCACCCGCGACGACATCCACCGCGTCGAACGCTGGCTGGCCGGCGGCACGGAAACGCGCACGGGCAGCGGCTTCGATGTGCATGCCTTCGGCGACGGAGCCGGCCCCGTAAGGCTGTGCGGCGTGGACGTGCCAAGCGAACGCGGCCTCGCCGGGCATTCGGACGCAGACGTGGGGCTGCACGTCCTGGTGGACGCGCTGCTGGGCGCCATCGGCGCCGGAGACATCGGCGAGCACTTCCCGCCCAGCGACGACCGCTGGAAGGGCGCGGACTCGGCCGCCTTCGTGGCGCACGCGCTGGAGCTGGTGCGCGAGCGCGGCGGCGCGATCGTCAACGTCGACATCACGCTGATCTGCGAGCGCCCCAAGGTCGGCCCTCACCGCGCGCCCATGCGCGAGCGCGTCGCCGGCTTGCTCGGCCTCGCCAGCGAACGCGTGAGCGTGAAGGCGACCACCACCGAAAAGCTCGGCTTCGTGGGACGGCGCGAGGGCATCGCCGCACAGGCCGTCGCCACCGTGCGCGTGCCCGCCGCTTGA
- a CDS encoding two-component system sensor histidine kinase NtrB, whose product MSGSKPASSLSGEASNAVLNALPDAVVVLDGEGRLVEVNIAAEQLFGVSRTALGGRALTALIPGDSPIHTLVAQARDGGQTVSQDDVVLESPRLAARNASVHAAPVPELPGHVTLTLRERTMAHKLDRQLVHRNAARSVTAMAALLAHEVKNPLSGIRGAAQLLEQTAGEDDRRLTGLIREEADRIVTVLSEMEIFSDERPIERGPVNIHEVLDHVKQVAQAGVGANLTIREAYDPSLPPVLGNRNLLIQALLNLAKNAAEAVGDDGGTLTLETRYQHGIRLAVPGGGRRVDLPLVVTLTDDGPGIPADLQRHLFDPFVSTKTGSRGLGLALVAKVVEDHGGVIEYDTGPRGTAFRIMLPTTTDEEAR is encoded by the coding sequence ATGTCCGGGTCCAAACCCGCGTCATCCCTGTCCGGCGAGGCCAGCAACGCCGTCCTCAACGCCTTGCCTGACGCAGTGGTGGTGCTGGACGGCGAGGGCCGCCTCGTCGAGGTCAACATCGCTGCCGAACAGCTCTTCGGCGTCAGCCGGACGGCGCTCGGCGGGCGGGCGCTGACGGCCCTGATTCCCGGCGACAGCCCCATCCACACGCTTGTGGCTCAGGCGCGCGACGGTGGTCAGACCGTCAGCCAGGACGACGTGGTGCTGGAATCGCCGCGCCTGGCGGCCCGCAACGCCTCGGTCCACGCCGCGCCCGTGCCCGAGCTGCCCGGCCACGTCACGCTGACGCTGCGCGAGCGCACGATGGCGCACAAGCTGGACCGCCAACTCGTCCACCGCAACGCGGCGCGCTCGGTCACGGCCATGGCGGCGCTGTTGGCGCACGAAGTGAAGAACCCGCTCAGCGGCATCCGGGGCGCAGCGCAGCTTCTCGAGCAGACCGCCGGCGAGGACGACCGCCGCCTCACGGGGCTGATCCGCGAGGAGGCCGACCGCATCGTCACCGTGCTCTCGGAGATGGAGATCTTTTCCGACGAGCGGCCGATCGAGCGCGGCCCCGTGAACATCCACGAAGTCCTCGACCACGTGAAGCAAGTGGCCCAGGCGGGCGTGGGCGCGAACCTGACCATCCGGGAAGCCTACGACCCCTCGCTGCCGCCGGTGCTCGGCAACCGCAACCTGCTGATCCAGGCCTTGCTGAACCTGGCGAAGAACGCCGCCGAGGCGGTCGGCGATGACGGCGGCACGCTGACCCTGGAAACACGCTACCAGCACGGCATCCGGCTGGCCGTGCCCGGCGGCGGCCGGCGTGTCGATCTGCCGCTGGTCGTCACCCTGACCGACGACGGGCCGGGCATCCCCGCCGACCTGCAACGCCACCTCTTCGACCCCTTCGTCTCCACGAAGACGGGCAGCCGCGGGCTCGGGCTGGCGCTGGTGGCGAAGGTGGTGGAGGACCACGGCGGGGTGATCGAGTACGACACCGGCCCGCGCGGCACGGCTTTCCGCATCATGCTGCCCACGACGACGGACGAGGAGGCACGGTGA
- the ntrC gene encoding nitrogen regulation protein NR(I) translates to MSEVTILVADDDRGIRTVLDQALQRAGYAVRTTGQTRTLWSWIEGGEGDLVITDVVMPDENGLDLIPRVKELRPDLPVVVTSARNTLLTAVRATERGAFEYLPKPFDLQEVVEVVERGLAPAARGGAEEPAAGAPDEDEQMPLIGRSPAMQDVYRVLARLVGTELTVMINGESGTGKELVARALHDYGKRREGPFVAVNMAAIPRELIESELFGHEKGAFTGATHRQAGRFEQASGGTLFLDEIGDMPMEAQTRLLRVLQEGEYTTVGGRTPLKADSRIVAATHQDLGELVRAGRFREDLYYRLNVVPLRLPALRERIEDIPDLVRHFLNRCEREGLPRKSMAPEALESLRAHSWPGNVRELENLVRRLCALCSDDVIGASTIQSELADVESDRGDGASRQPAGAQSLADAVDAHLRAYFDAHGDGLPAAGVYDRVIREVERPLISLALETMGGNQLRTAKLLGLNRNTLRKKIRELDIEPGDATR, encoded by the coding sequence GTGAGCGAGGTCACCATCCTGGTCGCCGACGACGACCGCGGCATTCGCACCGTTCTGGACCAGGCGCTTCAGCGCGCCGGCTACGCCGTGCGCACCACGGGCCAGACCCGAACGCTGTGGTCCTGGATCGAGGGGGGCGAGGGCGATCTCGTCATCACCGACGTGGTCATGCCGGACGAAAACGGCCTCGACCTGATCCCGCGTGTGAAGGAGCTGCGCCCGGACCTGCCCGTGGTCGTCACCAGCGCGCGCAACACCCTGCTGACGGCCGTGCGCGCGACCGAGCGCGGCGCCTTCGAGTACCTGCCCAAGCCCTTCGACCTTCAGGAGGTCGTCGAGGTCGTGGAACGCGGCTTGGCGCCCGCGGCGCGCGGCGGTGCGGAGGAGCCCGCGGCGGGCGCGCCCGACGAGGACGAGCAGATGCCGCTCATCGGGCGCTCGCCGGCGATGCAGGACGTCTACCGCGTGCTGGCGCGGCTCGTCGGCACCGAGCTGACCGTGATGATCAACGGCGAGTCCGGCACGGGGAAGGAGTTGGTGGCCCGCGCGCTGCACGATTACGGCAAGCGCCGCGAGGGCCCCTTCGTGGCCGTGAACATGGCGGCGATCCCGCGCGAGCTGATCGAGAGCGAGCTCTTCGGCCACGAGAAGGGCGCCTTCACCGGCGCAACCCACCGGCAGGCGGGGCGCTTCGAACAGGCCAGCGGCGGCACCCTCTTCCTGGACGAGATCGGCGACATGCCGATGGAAGCCCAGACGCGGCTGCTGCGCGTGTTGCAGGAGGGCGAGTACACCACGGTCGGCGGCCGCACGCCGCTCAAGGCCGACAGCCGCATCGTTGCCGCCACGCACCAGGATCTGGGCGAGCTCGTCCGCGCGGGCCGCTTCCGCGAGGACCTCTACTACCGCCTCAACGTCGTGCCGCTGCGCCTGCCGGCGCTGCGCGAGCGGATCGAGGACATCCCCGATCTTGTGCGCCATTTCCTGAACCGCTGCGAGCGCGAGGGCCTGCCGCGCAAGTCCATGGCGCCGGAAGCGCTGGAAAGCCTGCGCGCGCACTCCTGGCCCGGCAACGTGCGCGAGTTGGAAAACCTCGTCCGCCGCCTGTGCGCGCTGTGCAGCGACGACGTCATCGGCGCCTCGACCATTCAGAGCGAGCTGGCGGACGTGGAATCCGACCGGGGTGATGGGGCGAGCCGGCAGCCGGCCGGGGCGCAGTCGCTGGCCGACGCCGTGGACGCGCACCTGCGCGCCTACTTCGACGCCCACGGCGACGGACTTCCCGCCGCCGGCGTCTACGACCGCGTCATCCGCGAGGTGGAGCGCCCGCTGATTTCCCTGGCGCTGGAAACCATGGGGGGCAACCAGCTCCGAACGGCAAAGCTGTTGGGGCTGAACCGCAACACCCTGCGCAAGAAGATTCGCGAACTGGACATCGAACCCGGCGACGCCACGCGGTGA
- a CDS encoding sensor histidine kinase NtrY-like: MSTDAQEAPVPPRRWARVAAWANRVNLERHLALAFLIGGVSSGFATLAAMSGNFPGTVSPKMMLLLLNLDLFFLLGLGVLIARRLVAVWIARRRGRAGARLHTRLVGLFSLIAVTPAIILAVFSVVFFNFGLQGWFSERVSTAIQESLQVAEAYVQEHRQTIRTDALAMADRIDRQGATLLYNQGQFERLLAQQASVRSLTEAVVFHTSGRVIAKAGLSLLLDFSGNIPTWAMQRARQGEVVTLTAETDDRVRALVQLDTLSNAYLYIGRLIDPKVLEHMDRTQGAVRLYDQLQGKRSDIQITFALIFMVVALLLLMAAVWVGLSVANHLTRPIGGLMRATDNVRAGDLTARATPPATNDELQSLTTAFNRMTDQLQSQQEALVAANRQLDERRRFTEAVLAGVTAGVVGLDADGRIDLPNRTACEMLGADKTELVGQRLDEVAPGIARLVAVAERRPRHGAQDQIQFTGEDGHSRTLLARVTVEQEGGLTTGYVVTFDEITDLLAAQRKAAWVDIARRIAHEIKNPLTPIQLSAERLKRRYLKQIDDDPETFQTCTETIVRHVGDIRQMVDEFSSFARMPDPHMKEVDLAGVAEEAVFLQATASPAVTFDRAYAAEGVRLRCDRQQVSRALTNLLQNAVDAIESRQGDADSLAPGEVTVRVDTDDGLPIVEVLDNGCGLPGGERGRLTEPYVTTRDKGTGLGLAIVQKIMEDHGGSVSVQNRPGGGAIVRLTFAAQADEPAGGRTATATDTDAAATA, from the coding sequence ATGAGCACGGACGCCCAAGAGGCCCCGGTTCCGCCCCGACGCTGGGCGCGCGTCGCCGCCTGGGCGAACCGCGTCAACCTGGAACGCCACTTGGCGCTGGCGTTCCTCATCGGCGGCGTGAGCAGCGGCTTCGCCACCCTGGCGGCCATGAGCGGCAACTTTCCGGGCACCGTCAGCCCGAAGATGATGCTGTTGCTGCTCAACCTGGATCTCTTCTTCCTGCTCGGCCTGGGCGTCCTGATCGCGCGCCGGCTGGTCGCCGTGTGGATCGCGCGGCGGCGCGGGCGTGCCGGGGCGCGGCTGCATACACGGCTGGTGGGGCTGTTTTCCCTGATCGCCGTCACACCCGCCATCATCCTGGCGGTGTTCTCGGTCGTCTTCTTCAATTTCGGCCTGCAGGGCTGGTTCAGCGAGCGCGTGAGCACGGCGATCCAGGAATCCCTGCAGGTTGCCGAGGCCTACGTGCAGGAGCACCGCCAGACCATCCGCACGGACGCCCTGGCGATGGCCGACCGCATCGACCGGCAGGGGGCCACGCTGCTCTACAATCAGGGGCAATTCGAACGCCTGCTGGCGCAGCAGGCCAGCGTGCGCTCGCTGACCGAGGCGGTGGTGTTCCACACCTCCGGCCGGGTGATCGCCAAGGCGGGATTGAGCCTGCTGCTCGACTTTAGCGGCAACATCCCAACCTGGGCGATGCAGCGCGCGCGCCAGGGCGAGGTGGTGACGCTGACGGCCGAAACGGACGACCGCGTGCGCGCGCTGGTGCAGCTGGACACGCTCTCCAACGCATACCTCTACATCGGCCGCCTGATCGATCCGAAGGTGTTGGAGCACATGGACCGCACCCAGGGGGCGGTGCGGCTGTACGATCAACTCCAGGGCAAGCGCTCCGACATCCAGATCACCTTCGCCCTGATCTTCATGGTGGTGGCGCTGCTGTTGCTGATGGCCGCGGTCTGGGTGGGACTGAGTGTGGCGAACCACCTCACCCGGCCGATCGGCGGGCTGATGCGCGCCACCGACAACGTGCGCGCCGGCGACCTGACGGCCCGCGCAACGCCGCCGGCGACGAACGACGAACTCCAGTCGCTGACGACGGCCTTCAACCGCATGACCGACCAGCTGCAAAGCCAGCAGGAGGCGCTGGTTGCGGCCAACCGCCAGCTTGACGAACGGCGGCGCTTCACCGAGGCGGTGCTGGCCGGCGTCACCGCGGGTGTGGTCGGCCTGGATGCCGATGGGCGGATCGACCTGCCCAACCGCACCGCGTGCGAGATGCTGGGCGCGGACAAGACGGAGTTGGTGGGTCAGCGGCTCGACGAGGTCGCACCGGGGATCGCGCGCCTCGTGGCGGTCGCCGAGCGGCGCCCGCGCCACGGTGCGCAGGACCAGATCCAGTTCACCGGCGAGGACGGTCACAGCCGCACGCTGCTGGCGCGCGTTACCGTGGAGCAGGAAGGTGGGCTGACGACGGGCTACGTCGTCACCTTCGACGAGATCACCGACCTGCTGGCCGCCCAGCGCAAGGCCGCGTGGGTCGACATCGCCCGCCGCATCGCCCACGAGATCAAGAACCCGCTGACACCCATCCAGCTTTCGGCCGAGCGCCTCAAACGCCGGTACCTCAAGCAGATCGACGACGATCCCGAAACCTTCCAGACCTGCACGGAGACGATCGTCCGCCACGTCGGCGACATCCGGCAGATGGTCGACGAATTCTCCTCCTTCGCCCGCATGCCCGACCCGCACATGAAGGAGGTCGACCTCGCCGGCGTCGCCGAAGAGGCCGTCTTCCTCCAGGCGACGGCGAGCCCGGCCGTCACCTTCGACCGCGCCTACGCGGCGGAAGGCGTGCGGCTGCGCTGCGACCGGCAGCAGGTGAGCCGCGCGCTGACGAACCTGCTCCAGAACGCCGTGGACGCGATCGAGAGCCGGCAGGGCGACGCGGACTCGCTGGCGCCGGGCGAGGTCACAGTGCGCGTGGACACGGATGACGGTTTGCCGATCGTGGAGGTGCTGGACAACGGCTGCGGCCTGCCGGGCGGGGAGCGCGGCCGGCTGACCGAACCCTACGTGACCACGCGCGACAAGGGCACCGGCCTCGGGCTTGCGATCGTGCAGAAGATCATGGAAGACCACGGCGGCTCGGTCTCGGTTCAGAACCGGCCCGGCGGCGGTGCCATCGTGCGCCTGACATTCGCGGCCCAGGCCGACGAGCCGGCCGGCGGTCGGACTGCCACCGCCACCGACACGGATGCGGCGGCGACCGCGTGA